The following coding sequences are from one Prochlorococcus marinus XMU1412 window:
- a CDS encoding PCC domain-containing protein, producing MQPHSLKLSPESDLINSIKEYSLSNNLYGYVSGVVGNLRTVCIQCPGNQEINKFEGNLEIVSLNGHFNKGDVHLHLSFADEGCNVFGGHLEEGCIVKKGTDVLLLSFEQKIINISNHDLITNESRVKAYILKDCPWSKRAIRLLNSLSIPHEVTLIDNDESFQKIMAQSSHNTFPQIFLDNKFYGGYDELSEQAKLDNLISFK from the coding sequence ATGCAGCCTCATAGCCTAAAGCTATCTCCAGAATCTGATTTGATAAATTCAATTAAAGAATATTCTTTATCGAATAATTTATACGGGTATGTTTCTGGAGTGGTTGGTAATCTTAGAACAGTTTGTATTCAATGCCCAGGTAATCAAGAGATAAATAAATTTGAAGGAAATCTAGAGATAGTTTCTTTAAATGGACATTTTAATAAAGGAGATGTTCATTTACATTTGAGTTTTGCAGATGAGGGATGTAATGTGTTTGGCGGGCATCTTGAGGAGGGATGTATTGTAAAAAAAGGTACTGATGTATTATTACTTTCTTTTGAACAGAAAATTATTAATATCTCAAATCATGATTTAATCACTAATGAATCACGTGTAAAAGCATATATTTTAAAGGATTGTCCTTGGTCTAAAAGAGCAATTAGGTTGCTTAATTCTTTATCTATCCCTCATGAAGTTACTCTAATAGACAATGATGAGAGCTTTCAAAAAATTATGGCTCAAAGTAGCCATAATACTTTCCCTCAAATATTTTTGGATAATAAATTTTATGGAGGATATGATGAACTTTCAGAACAAGCAAAATTGGATAACTTAATTTCATTTAAGTAA
- a CDS encoding SDR family oxidoreductase, which produces MKIAITGASGKTGYRISEEAVKKGYKVRQIIRKNSKVSAGLERLETIRISLDKKGELDEALKDIDALIIATGARASLDLTGPAKVDALGVYRQLESCKRVGIKRVILVSSLCTGKLFHPLNLFGLILIWKKLGENFLRNANFEWTIIRPGGLKENEDIKSENINYSKEDTQINGSIPRRLVAQCCIDSLKNKESINKLIEVTSSNDNKKISFKKAMQMI; this is translated from the coding sequence ATGAAAATAGCAATTACTGGTGCATCGGGGAAAACAGGTTATAGAATTTCCGAAGAAGCAGTTAAGAAAGGATATAAAGTAAGGCAAATCATCAGAAAGAATTCAAAAGTCTCAGCAGGACTAGAGCGTTTAGAAACAATTAGGATTTCATTAGACAAAAAAGGAGAACTTGATGAAGCGTTAAAAGATATTGATGCTTTGATAATTGCGACTGGAGCGAGAGCATCATTAGATTTAACTGGTCCCGCAAAGGTTGATGCATTAGGTGTATACAGGCAATTAGAGAGTTGCAAAAGAGTTGGTATTAAAAGAGTTATTTTAGTTAGTTCCCTTTGTACTGGTAAATTATTTCACCCATTAAACTTATTTGGCTTAATTCTTATTTGGAAGAAATTAGGTGAAAACTTTCTACGCAATGCAAATTTTGAATGGACTATTATTAGACCTGGAGGATTAAAGGAAAATGAAGATATTAAATCAGAAAATATAAATTATTCAAAAGAGGATACTCAAATTAATGGATCAATCCCAAGGAGATTAGTTGCGCAATGTTGTATAGATTCTTTAAAAAACAAAGAATCCATAAATAAATTAATAGAAGTTACAAGTTCGAATGATAATAAAAAGATATCTTTTAAAAAAGCTATGCAAATGATTTAA
- the nth gene encoding endonuclease III → MRKSERAEIIRKELKKLYPSPPIPLDHTNAYTLLVAVVLSAQSTDKKVNELTKSLFKVADNPEKMIQLGINGIYEYIKFLGLSNQKSKNIYNLSKLLIEKHNGTVPDSFEKLESLPGVGHKTASVVMSQVFKIPSFPVDTHIHRLAQRWGLSNGDSVVQTEKDLKKIFPVNDWNNLHLQIIFYGREYCTARGCDGTKCYLCRTLYPKRKKKFICKKP, encoded by the coding sequence ATGAGAAAGTCTGAAAGAGCAGAAATAATACGCAAGGAACTCAAAAAGCTATATCCATCGCCTCCAATACCCCTTGATCATACAAATGCCTATACTCTTCTAGTCGCCGTAGTTTTAAGTGCTCAATCAACAGATAAGAAAGTTAATGAATTAACAAAAAGCTTATTTAAAGTTGCAGATAATCCAGAAAAGATGATACAGCTAGGTATTAATGGCATTTACGAATACATAAAATTTTTAGGTCTATCTAATCAAAAATCAAAGAACATCTATAACTTATCTAAATTATTGATTGAGAAGCATAATGGTACGGTCCCAGATTCTTTTGAGAAGCTTGAATCTCTTCCAGGGGTAGGTCATAAAACAGCCTCAGTTGTAATGTCTCAAGTGTTTAAAATACCCTCATTCCCAGTCGATACTCACATACACAGGTTGGCACAAAGATGGGGTCTATCAAATGGCGATAGCGTAGTTCAAACAGAAAAAGACTTAAAAAAAATATTTCCTGTTAATGATTGGAATAACTTACATTTGCAAATAATCTTTTATGGCAGAGAATACTGTACAGCAAGAGGCTGTGATGGAACAAAATGTTATTTATGTCGCACTCTTTATCCCAAAAGAAAAAAGAAATTTATATGTAAAAAGCCTTAA
- a CDS encoding ABC transporter ATP-binding protein produces MKNDALTIDDLHHKYDKRECSNWILNEINLKIENGELLGLLGPSGCGKTTLLRLIAGFEYPSKGRISLNDKEISSRKKILSPEKRNIGMVFQDYALFPHLTVLENVIFGLKNKKDRSRVDYLLNVVGLDNFVERYPHELSGGQKQRLAIARALAPGTNFILLDEPFCSLDMHVKLKLRSELPNILKGCNASGLMVTHDPEEAMSICDKVAVMNDGKIHQIDTPINLLNNPKTIFVSSFILGNNIINLKKNGNSYISCLGEINCSEYLKNTGIKSMSISPKFISIKRSESGEAIVMSKEFLGEFLIYKVSINGNILRVRTDINNLLNNGDKCSLSINKNSFYFLYPGAHKVNI; encoded by the coding sequence GTGAAAAATGATGCGTTAACAATTGATGATTTGCATCATAAATACGATAAGAGAGAATGTTCAAATTGGATATTAAACGAAATTAATCTGAAAATTGAAAATGGCGAATTGTTAGGGTTACTTGGTCCTTCTGGTTGCGGAAAAACTACTCTTTTAAGATTAATCGCGGGGTTCGAATATCCCTCTAAAGGGAGGATTTCTCTAAATGATAAGGAAATTTCTAGTAGGAAAAAAATTCTTAGTCCTGAGAAAAGAAATATTGGTATGGTTTTTCAAGACTATGCACTTTTCCCTCATTTAACTGTTTTGGAAAATGTAATTTTTGGGTTGAAAAACAAAAAAGACAGATCTAGAGTTGACTATTTATTGAATGTTGTTGGTCTTGATAATTTTGTTGAAAGGTACCCACATGAACTGTCTGGAGGCCAAAAACAAAGACTCGCAATTGCGAGAGCTCTTGCTCCAGGTACAAATTTTATTTTATTAGATGAACCTTTTTGTAGTCTTGATATGCATGTCAAACTAAAATTGAGAAGTGAACTCCCTAATATCCTAAAAGGTTGTAATGCAAGCGGATTGATGGTTACTCATGATCCGGAAGAAGCGATGTCAATTTGTGATAAGGTCGCCGTTATGAATGATGGGAAAATACATCAAATTGATACGCCAATTAACCTTCTAAATAATCCCAAGACCATATTTGTTAGTAGTTTTATTTTGGGTAATAATATTATTAATCTCAAAAAAAATGGTAATTCATATATTTCTTGTTTAGGTGAAATAAATTGTTCAGAGTATTTGAAAAATACAGGTATCAAAAGTATGTCAATTTCGCCTAAATTTATTTCAATTAAAAGATCAGAATCTGGTGAGGCGATTGTTATGTCTAAAGAATTTCTTGGAGAATTTCTTATATATAAAGTATCTATTAATGGAAACATATTGCGGGTTAGAACTGATATTAATAATCTTCTAAATAATGGTGATAAATGTTCTCTTTCTATAAATAAAAATAGTTTTTATTTTTTATATCCTGGAGCACATAAGGTAAATATATAG
- a CDS encoding ferritin, with protein sequence MNENNLKTKKLINFGPSGRAVAQPIDNSLLDNIFEHLTMERYANVQYFSMYLWFQERDLNGFASHFLSESQGEMEHAQKFADYLIARGQSVKLDEIPAPVQTWDSIEELISYSFNMEADLTSSLQQLYSISERISDTRTNVFLDPIIEAQTQSEDEFANILGKVKFASNQPSAILLIDSDLKKK encoded by the coding sequence ATGAATGAAAATAATTTAAAAACAAAGAAATTAATTAATTTTGGTCCATCTGGAAGAGCTGTCGCTCAACCAATAGACAATAGTTTATTGGATAACATTTTTGAACATCTAACAATGGAAAGATATGCCAATGTTCAATATTTTTCTATGTATCTATGGTTTCAAGAACGTGATTTAAATGGATTTGCCTCTCATTTTCTAAGTGAATCACAAGGTGAAATGGAACATGCTCAGAAATTTGCAGATTACTTAATCGCAAGAGGACAAAGCGTAAAATTAGATGAAATTCCTGCACCCGTTCAAACATGGGATTCAATAGAGGAGCTGATTTCTTATTCTTTCAACATGGAGGCTGATTTAACTTCATCTCTACAACAACTTTATTCAATATCAGAAAGAATTTCAGATACAAGAACTAACGTATTTTTAGATCCAATTATAGAGGCTCAAACACAATCAGAAGATGAATTTGCCAACATACTGGGCAAAGTAAAGTTTGCTTCTAATCAACCTTCGGCGATCTTATTAATAGATAGTGATTTAAAGAAAAAATAA
- a CDS encoding Crp/Fnr family transcriptional regulator gives MNFHSYGESPSKSVRIITGQSVLIDPSSRPKGTCLEVESGIARVYCPCEETEGMTLAFLQSGDQLRTDLLCSEGVCVEALTDLSFHSNVNIDENIGFDAVNEWTLQLLRIRHLGNAEQRLQALFSILVNRLGRRCGQWCELPFRLTHERIGELIGSTRVTSTRLISKLRSSELLIAPIGTQTVSVAPSFIETSPL, from the coding sequence ATGAATTTCCATAGTTATGGAGAATCTCCGTCAAAATCGGTAAGGATAATAACTGGACAATCCGTATTAATAGATCCTTCATCAAGACCAAAAGGGACATGCTTAGAAGTTGAAAGTGGAATTGCAAGAGTTTATTGTCCTTGTGAAGAAACTGAAGGGATGACACTCGCATTTTTACAATCAGGTGATCAATTAAGAACGGACCTTTTATGTAGTGAAGGGGTCTGCGTTGAAGCACTAACAGATTTGTCGTTTCACAGCAATGTAAATATTGATGAGAATATCGGTTTCGATGCAGTAAATGAATGGACTTTGCAACTTCTTAGAATTAGACACTTAGGAAATGCAGAACAGCGATTACAAGCGTTGTTTTCAATACTAGTAAATCGTCTAGGTAGAAGATGTGGTCAATGGTGTGAGTTACCTTTTAGGTTAACTCATGAAAGGATTGGTGAATTAATCGGTTCTACACGAGTAACATCGACAAGATTAATTTCTAAATTAAGATCATCTGAGTTATTAATAGCTCCTATTGGAACCCAAACAGTAAGTGTTGCACCTTCTTTTATTGAAACATCGCCCCTATAA
- a CDS encoding ABC transporter ATP-binding protein, translating into MFNKFWFDAKNINCFRNGFRVIKDLNLKISYSENVILIGPNGSGKSSLIEIINRNLYPVVANESKLKIFDKELINLWELRKKISTVNNDIKNRINPNLQVFDLILSGLYGRYCYVQNKSDRDSYKVEEIMKKMNISNLSKKNFSYLSDGEKQISLIARALIKKPEILILDEPIANLDYKSKFFVVDKVNELSKLNTKILCVTHDISTITKIYDRVIMLKDGKIIADGDQNEVINSENLNKLYSIQVEVTNNNGIWNINRLSK; encoded by the coding sequence GTGTTTAATAAATTTTGGTTTGACGCAAAAAATATAAATTGTTTTAGAAATGGCTTTAGAGTAATTAAAGATTTAAATTTAAAGATATCTTATTCAGAAAATGTAATATTAATTGGACCAAATGGTTCAGGTAAATCATCTCTAATTGAAATAATTAATAGAAACTTATACCCAGTAGTAGCTAATGAATCGAAACTGAAGATATTTGACAAAGAACTTATAAATTTATGGGAACTTAGAAAAAAGATAAGTACCGTAAATAATGATATAAAAAATAGAATAAATCCAAATTTACAAGTATTTGATTTAATTTTAAGTGGACTGTATGGCAGATATTGTTACGTACAAAATAAATCTGATAGAGATTCTTATAAGGTGGAAGAAATCATGAAGAAAATGAATATATCAAATTTATCTAAAAAGAATTTTTCCTATTTATCTGATGGAGAAAAACAAATTTCCCTTATTGCAAGGGCATTAATCAAAAAACCAGAAATCTTAATCCTAGATGAACCAATTGCAAATTTAGATTATAAATCAAAGTTTTTTGTAGTTGATAAGGTTAATGAATTGTCAAAATTAAATACAAAAATTTTATGTGTCACTCATGATATTTCAACAATTACAAAAATTTATGATCGAGTCATAATGCTAAAAGATGGCAAAATAATCGCCGATGGAGATCAAAATGAGGTTATAAATAGTGAAAATCTTAATAAGTTATATAGTATTCAAGTAGAGGTTACTAATAATAATGGAATTTGGAATATAAACAGATTATCTAAATAA
- a CDS encoding Rieske 2Fe-2S domain-containing protein, with the protein MENRQINFFKSKDFNTVLKPFKKGTVVKIDSFDIRETQKDLNIGLFGWYAICPSKELKKNKLYYFSLYDEPLVLYRDENKNVRCIKNICPHRGASFFGGTLSDGVITCPYHGAKFSSRGSCQNLDRITCRHIVDNNYDNYAKSIHLSQYKTSEKNGYIFVHFSKKSETDLNNISEDTPISNYELYENGFSYMDYVFEEVLVDFKCDWSRIIENHLDILHIFWVHGDTIPDKDVNKNVLVSFTQKININPSYIESIYYYKNDPKKEFIRIKYIPPGRILIYKGDPSSSRYLQVLDHIPLGNNKARVIVRHYRKFLQNKLLNNLLLFKETQRKIFYKIFDEDYMILKTQTYNHDMGFISKDEIKLLGEDRIINYFWKWYKKSEDKDEPWKNINKTQNLDVYDKVILKYPPEIKKLEIANNIDIIRKTFVRFAAPLIFFMLII; encoded by the coding sequence ATGGAAAACAGACAAATTAATTTTTTTAAATCAAAAGACTTTAATACCGTTCTTAAGCCATTTAAAAAAGGAACGGTAGTAAAAATTGACTCGTTTGATATTAGAGAAACTCAAAAAGATTTAAATATAGGTTTATTTGGTTGGTATGCAATTTGTCCCTCTAAAGAACTAAAAAAAAATAAGTTATATTATTTTTCACTCTATGATGAGCCTCTTGTTCTTTATAGAGATGAAAATAAAAACGTTAGGTGCATTAAAAATATTTGTCCACATAGAGGGGCCTCCTTTTTTGGAGGGACATTATCAGATGGAGTAATAACCTGCCCATATCATGGAGCTAAATTTTCATCTAGAGGAAGTTGCCAAAATCTCGACAGAATAACATGTCGCCATATAGTTGATAATAACTACGATAACTACGCCAAAAGTATTCATTTATCTCAATACAAAACTTCAGAAAAAAATGGATATATTTTTGTACATTTTTCTAAAAAATCTGAGACTGATTTAAATAATATAAGTGAAGATACACCTATAAGTAACTACGAATTATATGAAAATGGTTTTTCATATATGGATTATGTCTTTGAGGAGGTATTAGTCGACTTCAAATGTGATTGGTCAAGGATCATTGAAAATCACCTAGATATCCTTCATATCTTTTGGGTTCATGGCGATACAATCCCAGATAAAGATGTGAATAAAAACGTATTAGTTAGTTTTACCCAGAAAATTAATATTAATCCCTCATACATTGAAAGTATTTATTATTACAAGAATGACCCTAAAAAAGAATTTATTCGCATTAAGTACATACCTCCAGGAAGAATATTAATTTACAAAGGCGATCCTTCCTCATCAAGATATTTACAAGTTTTAGATCATATCCCTCTAGGAAACAACAAAGCAAGAGTGATAGTAAGACATTACAGGAAATTTCTACAAAATAAACTACTTAATAACCTCTTATTATTTAAAGAGACTCAAAGAAAGATTTTTTATAAGATCTTCGATGAAGATTATATGATTTTAAAAACACAAACATATAATCACGATATGGGATTTATAAGTAAGGATGAAATAAAATTATTGGGAGAAGATAGGATAATAAATTATTTTTGGAAGTGGTACAAGAAGTCTGAAGATAAAGATGAACCATGGAAAAATATTAACAAAACCCAAAATCTTGATGTATATGACAAAGTTATATTGAAATATCCTCCTGAAATAAAGAAGTTAGAAATTGCAAATAATATAGATATTATTAGAAAAACATTTGTAAGATTTGCTGCTCCGCTTATATTTTTTATGTTAATAATATAA
- a CDS encoding RNA-binding protein, translating into MIKRVFAIFTLTFLFLFSSPVHSLDTSSKTLEKYTKKISSKFTRTYCNTSNFGISYEGALAFAIGETNKEFKNNKLNKLIDYSLLKNSIVNDLENNCQVYDFDISNLENLKIN; encoded by the coding sequence ATGATCAAAAGGGTTTTTGCGATATTCACTTTAACTTTTCTTTTTCTATTTAGTAGTCCAGTTCACTCATTAGATACTTCTTCAAAAACTCTTGAAAAGTATACTAAAAAGATTTCTAGCAAGTTCACTAGAACTTACTGCAACACTTCCAACTTCGGTATTTCTTATGAAGGAGCTTTGGCATTTGCTATTGGAGAAACTAATAAGGAATTTAAAAATAATAAACTCAATAAGTTGATAGATTATTCTTTACTAAAAAATTCAATAGTTAATGATTTAGAAAATAATTGCCAGGTTTATGATTTCGATATTAGTAATTTAGAAAATTTGAAGATTAACTAG